Genomic DNA from Macadamia integrifolia cultivar HAES 741 chromosome 6, SCU_Mint_v3, whole genome shotgun sequence:
ATAATTTTGAGAGTTTATTAAGACTATCATACACCAACTTCGGTCAGGATTTTAGCCCCATCTGGGTCTCCTATTATGAGTTAACAAAACTCTCTAAGTTGACCTAATTTCTCAGGTTCAGATCATTCTATACTCTGATCAGGTTGATTATTTAATAGCCTGGGATTTAATTTCTATTGATACAGCCTACTGAGACTGATATTGGCTGCGTATTATAGAGTTTTGAATCCAAACTGCTGCTGGGTTATATATTCCCAGTTGACCAGCcgacattctttttttttctgttattgtCGGGAGGTTCTAGTAAGGAGTTAAGAGTTATTTTCTAGGGTTTGTACTCTTGTAACCAGCCTTAcattaagataagtagaacaaaagcagagtatatggtgCTGTAACTTTAGAAGATGATGTTGCAAAAAGAATTAAAACAGTTTGGATAAAGTGGAGGTGTCCGGAGTGTTATAGAATAGCTATACGACCAGCAATGACGCATGGAGCTGAATGTTGAACAGtaattccttctttctttttgccttGCCAATTCCTTGAGTTCTACTAATAAAGATCAAGTGGTCCTTGTTAAATTTACTCTCAGCTGATTGTTGCATCAACAAACACCAATGAGGGCACAGAAAAATTGCAAACACCCATTACAAGTACTATgcataaaacttaaaaaatatattctaaaaGAAATGGAGCATAATACAACCAAAAGAATGCTTTCAGGCATACCCAGAACTTATTTTAGGAGTCAAAACTTTGCTAAGCACTGTATGACACCACcaggaagaaaaatgaaaattacgaCATACCTATTAGCTTCTGATACTGACAATCCCCACAAAGCACCTGCAGCCCTTTCCTGAAGACCTTGGGGAGCATTCGCACAATTCTGTGCAAGAGCAACCTATAGACCAAATTTTGTTTACAGTTACTTTAAGTTCAACAGGACCTTAATctaaaaaaagaacagaaatgTTGCAGCTAATAAAAAGGGGTGCAGTGATCTGGCCATGGAGGAGTGCATTGCACTCCACTGATCCCACTGAGCACCAGCAGAATTTATACCAAGGTTCACTGAAATTACGGAAATATTTCATTTTCCCAAGAAATCAAAATGCAATGATTTACGTAAATTTCaccgaaattttggtttctGCAGAGggagaaatctgaaatttcgAACCTTGGTTTATATTCCTcattcattcttttattttctcttttccattttGGGAAAGGGCGTATAAGCAATTGATTTGCGTTTCTCATTGTGTGCACATCCAAATGCcaaagaaaaagaggggaaaggggggggggaatattaCAAATGGAAAAGGACACAAAATATATTGAGTATAAATGTGTAGTAAATCAGTAGCATCAAACAACAGTTGTACAGCAATATGTTCCAGCTCAAACAAAAGATATAAACATACCAAAGCCTCAACACCACCAGCTGCAGCAATTGCTTCTCGATTTCTGTCATCAAATGACAAATTCCACAAAGCACCAGCAGCTTCTTGCCTGTTTTATAAGTAAATATGAAGGTGGTATCATGGCACCAAAACAGGTAATATTAAGCAAATaaagcctctctccctcccccttctacCTCTacgttttctccctttttcaaAGCATTAAAGTACATAAAGTTTAGAGTAAGAAACTACCAATATATCAATTAGCCCCACAAAGTACAGCTAACAGGataaaaatgtgaaaaataaaGTATGTGCATTTTACGTTATCAAATTGGATAAATAACAAAGTACTACATTAAATTTACACATTTATTTGAGATAACCGAATAAAAAAACAATGTCGATATacaaatgaaaacaaaaggatGAAGAGGAAATAACTCagattgtcttttttttttttttttttaaacaaaaataaatgcaAATAATTCGGATTGACATTTGTTTACATCAACTTGCCCAAACAGAGACAAACTGTCTTACTGGTTAAAATGTCAACCAGAGTACCGCTAATGCAGATTCATGGCTGAACTAGATTGACCCTTCTGGCAATTTAGACCAAGATGAATCATGTTCATTGGTTTCTGAATTCAGTAGGATATTtagcttttttatttattagggttttaattagttgcatttatcttgtaattttctgttttaatttTAATAGCTAATTAGTGGTAGAGCCTATTTAGGAGTTTATAAAGTCCAATTTAGAGTCaagtttaatttcagttttagattacTATTAGGAGCCTTATTTTCCTCTTAAAATAGAAGGTTGTAACCTCCGTATGAATaaataaggattaaagtatcggtatcgatcgccgtatcgatcggccaaaattaagatacgtatcggagggtatcgtattggagatacgctaagatacgctaaagatacacacataaatggataggaaacattttgttaaacacttttgcataaagaatttgttaaaaaaaactattgataatatgtattacGCATAAACACTAATTGaggtatcacactaagaattcaaggtttgtagctgtcccataaatgtaaaatctttgttcctaaccttgatttccactttagttagaaagaaatatggctggcagcaactctggaacaaaaacccctcaaaaaatcgtattttttctgaaaaattacccatcttggccattatatgactgtagcgcactgtatcgtcacataccaatactcaccgatacgtaccaatactcaCTGATaagtaccgatcgatacataccgatactcaccgatacatactgaaacgtacatttcacctcgattttatattttccatagagtcatatcggtgcatatcgtatagtatcggtggtgtattgatggatattggtatgtatcgtaggatatatatcgatacgaaaggattttaaatattccatgtatcctatcggtgtgtattgtatcggttggctaaatttaagatacgtatcggagggtatcatatcgatatcggagatactttgaACCATGCGTATGATTCAGATTGGATGTATTGAATGACGATTGAGTTCGTTTGTTGTTGCCAAGAACCGGTGAGTGTGAGCTCCCCTCCCTCTCTCGTTTCTGGTAttatctctcctcttcttctctctcttccccattaatctgttatttctttctattattttctatttcgtTTTTCTACAACTGTCTTCTACCGAACCGCAAGGGAATTTAATTATCACCCTAGGGAAAGATCACTTGGGCCTGATATTTTGAGCATAGCCTTTCCCTCAATAGGGGATTGAGACCCAACAGTTTCAGCCTCAGGATCCCTCTACCATGGGGTGAAAATCAGGTTCATACACTTGCAAgaactttcttttttccattttctgatCTCAAGAACTATCGTTGGTTGTCTCTAATAGGCTCATGAGGGTGGAACCTCTTCCTGAAGTTTCAGATCCATTGCATCCCTATTGAGAGAATTCTATCAATCCGAAGATTCCTTAAGACTTCCACCTCTGTTTTGCGCGCAAGGTTGAAGACGATGGATCTCTCCCCATCTCTCACAATAGTTTAGGTTTCTTTGGGTTTGTCCTTTAGTCATCattaatttcctctttttctagTTACATATCTACCCCTCCTTTTACCCATAATTTCTTCATACCATTTATTTCATGTTTGTTCCAAGACTATCCCTTAGTGGGCGAGCTTGAGGCGCAAAAGTTAAGTTGCACATTTGCCAACATTTCGGTcctaggttcaaaacttggaaacagcttTTTCTGCgaaacagggggtaaggttgtgtacatCTGCCCCTCCGaaccctgcagtagtgggagcctcgtgcattgggttgtcttttttttccaAGACTATCCATCGCCATTTAATACTAATCACCTCAATACCCCTCTCTAACATTAGCTATCCTATTcttaaaaaaagagcaacccagtgcacgaggctcccattACTGCAGGGTCTGCAAGGGACACACGTATGCAGCGTTACGGCccttaccccttgcttcacaggagaggctgcttccaagttttgaacctgtgaccaataTGTTGCAACAATGCAACTTAACCATTCACCACAAGCTCGCCGACTATTAACTACCTATTCTATCCCTTCTTAATATCAGAAATTCCCTCCGTGTCCTATTGCCTAttagttaccaaaaacaaaaccctTGCAATTTCTGGTTTATTATTCCATTGGACCGTAGATTTGAGCTATTGGTTAACTGGGTGTGTCCACAAGCAATCGGAAACATGTTTCGAACCCCGGATCCACATCAACCGCAAGACCGACATACACTCTTTTCCTTCTGATAAGTCATGACTGACATATACTGATCAAAaggtagaagagagagagagagagagagagagagagaggacaccAATAGGGACCAGTTTGTTTGATGGGAGATAATATCTAAAGGTATTTAATTTCAGAGACAAGCACATCATATGATTCAGTGGAAAGAGTTAAACACAGGAAATAAAGGACCAAACCTAGAGGTAGCAACCCAATAAGAAAGTCAATTGATATAGCTTGATCAGGCGCAACTAAAACCACTGACAGAACCATTGATAACTAGACCCCCATTGCCCGATGAAAGCAGTAAATGCCAAGTTTCCAGGACAGGTGGATACAAAAAGGAAAGGATAGACAAGCATTTTGTACTTAACAAAACCTGTTTCTTTCCAGGACGCAAAGCTAAAGGAATGAGGAGAATACTGAATACTACACACACAGAAAGAAACAGAGAATGACTACAGATACAGGCATTTTATGGAATATTTTGCCCCTGGGAGAATTCCATGCAGTAATAATTCtctcaaagaagaaagaaaaaccacgCAACTATATCCACTAATTATCAGAATAAAGTTCTGCCAATGGaaacaataatgaaaataaattataaacgTGTTTGAAAAGCATGCATTGTCTTATGCTTAGGAATTTAGAGGAAATAAAGTAAATTACCTGACACCTTCATTTTGGGAGCACGTTAGTTGCACAAGTGCTTCAATTGCACCTGCTTCTTGTCCAACTGCAGCATTGTTACTGTTACTATCTCCATGAGCAGCCAAATTAGCTAAAGCACGAGCGGCCTAGAAAGAATTCAGTACCAACATCTTTTCATTGTAACAAGGAAGATAttgaaggaaataaaacaaGAGTGTTGCTCTGTGTCACCAACCAACTGCCACTATAACAACTGTGCCCTTCTTCGAACGTGTAAGGAGGGACAGTAATGGTATTTTGAACCATAATTGAAAATTCCCTTGCCATAGAATACGGTCAGACTAAATAAAAGCCCCATTGTATTTTGGTCCACATCAGACCGTGAGGAACACAAAAAGGTGGTTACAAATTCTCTGTAACCATGTCTGGTTATACAAAGAATAAGCAATAAAGGAAACTTGTAAATTCTTGACTTGGAGGCCACAGGGACCGGGCctaaaaaagggagaaaaaagaaatataaaaatattttccagTAGGTTATACGTGGGACTGAATACAGATGCTGCACCTTAACCTGCAGAGTAAGATGCCCCAACCTACAATCTGTCCATCAACTCCGTTGTGAAGGATTGAAACCATGAACATACATGCTTTCGTATATGTATAAATCTAAGAAAGGAATTCTTTTATCAGGGGCATATCCTACAAACAGAATGGGACGCCAGCTAATTTGAGTTCAGAAGATAATAACGGTTCTCAAACTAAGGAGAATACATGCACAAATTTGTGTTGGAATAGTATTGTCCTCCCACAGATCCCACCCATGCACCATAAGTTAACAAAATTGATGATCTATCAAGCTAAAGAAATTAATAGCTAGCAGGCTTCAGAGTCACTGAAGAATGAAAGATGTGATTGAGGTGGAAAGTGGAAGGACACTAATTTCTCGAACAAAAGAACAGTGCTACCTGCTCTTGCACTCCCTCGAACTTGCAAGACCGAGCAAGCATCACCAAAGCATGGACACCACCTGCCCGAGCAACTTCCATGCTACATTTGTCATCAGCTGCCAAATTTGCAAGTGCACCAGCAGCACGTTCCTGACATTAAGCAAACAAACCAAATCAACTTAATATCCACATACAGCAGCACCATACAACTTCAGAACATAAACGATCCACAATAAGCAAGCACATACAAGAACTCCATCGCCACCAGAGTTAGGCCACTTGAAAATAAGATCCACCAAAGCTTTTACACCACCTGCCTCAGCAATGGCACCCtgcaaagaggaaaaagaagtgaTACGTATTAAAATCAAAAAACTTGGAACAAGAGATCATCATGGAGCGGCAGCAAAAGCAACCTTGTGCTCATCCCCCACAGAAAGATTCCATAGTCCGCCAGCAGCCTCTTCAGCAACCAACCTATTCGTGGATCTTGCTAAATCAGCAAGGATACTGATTCCTCCTTCTTCTGCAACAGCTTTTGCAACTCTTGCATTAACAGACAAGTTTTCTATAGCCTGCATAACTCAAGAGTTTAAAACAGGCAATCCAATTTCCACATTACATGCAAGAAGCAAGCACAAGACCCTGTTGAAACTCAGACCAACACTCTTACCTTAGCTGCTTCTGACTGAAGACTTTCTCGACAAGATTTTGCGAGGTTTAGAAGCAGACGTATTCCGCCATCCTGCATTACCACCTCAGCCCTTCCACAATGGACTGTAACATTTTCGTCATCAACGACAACAAATGTAGCAAGTCCTGTCGCTGCACTTTCTTGAACATCCTCCTGCAAGCTCTGAATTAAATTTAGAAACAGTGCAGCCCCTTGCCTGAGCCAGAAACTATCCAACCCTTGTGGATTGCACTCAGCAATACGCAGCAGTGAATGCGAGAGTATCCATTCAAGCCAAGACAAAATCTCATTTAGGTTTTTATTGACATTCTTCAAATTCCTCAAGTCTGAAAACACATTTCTATAATCGTTCGTAACATCGGGGAACAATGAAGCCAGTGCCTTGAAAATGTCATTGAAAATAGCAAGTAATAATTTACCCTTGTAATTATATGAAATATGGTTGCTTTCTTCTTCAAGAAGGGAACAGTTAAGTGCAGACAAGACCTTCAAGCTCTGTGATGATGACAGCAATTTCGAGACAGCACTGGAACTAATATCAGTTCTACCAACATCTAACCCAATCAAGTTGGGCAGCTTACTCCAAATTTGTGAAGCTGAACTCCATTTGATGTTTCTTGTCCCAGCAActgaaagaaaatgaattgtTACTAAATTTCCCAATGCCAACTCATCAACATTCACACAGTCCATGAAACCAATCTCTACCAACTGCCCACAATTCTTTGCCAGTGCATTAATAGCATCTCCATCAATGTCCCGAACACCTGAAAGCCGCAATTTCTTCAACTTGGGGCAACAAAGAGAAACTGCTTTGATAGCATCACTACTAATCCTTTCACAGGAATCTGGCCCAAGCTGGAGGCTTTCCAGTGCCTCATGCCGAGCTGCCATCACTGAGAGAGTGGCATCAGTAATATCACGACAGAAATCACAATGGATTTCACGCAAACCCCGCGCCTGGAGATTCATTATAGCGTTGGCAGCCTCGGCCCCTCGAAACCGGAGCTTCTGAAGCTTTGAACAACGAGAGGCAAGGGAAGATGCTGTGGCAGCATCACACTTGTGGTTACGAAGATCCAAAAATTTCCATAAACAAGGAGAAGAACCCAAAGCCCGCCATGTTCTACAGGTTGAAGCCAAGTTTGCCCGGTCTCGGTAGTTCAGACAAGTAAACAGCTGAATAACGGTATCATCGGGCAAGCTCGTCCAATCAACCTCTCCATCCCTATCCGAGCTCGATATCCCATCATCAATTCCCGAGTAACCTTGCGCAATTGTCCTCTCCTTGCCCTTTGATTGTGCCCCTTTTCTCCTCACCCTTCGACTCATCTCTCAACTGAACAGCCCCTCAATTCCCACAGACTACTGACcaatttaacccaaaaaaaataaaaaccctgaAACCCCCTGAACCCTAACCCTCGAACAAGTTTTGAATCGCCAAAGAAACACAAATTCACGTATTATATAGAGACAAGGGCGTAAAAGGTATACAAATCCAAGCATGAACATACAATCCAGCAAAATCTTTTCTCTTAATTCGTAATGTCATTATGAGGAGAATAAATCAATAGCACAGAGCAAGAACAGCTTGTTTAGTCCCGTACCTCAAATCGGAGCCTGTGTAAAACCTAATTCTTCAAAATTGAGAGAGAAAAGTTGGGAGGGGTGAGAGAGGAGGTGAAACCTAACAAGAATCGGAAAGTAGAGGTACAGGTGGCAATGCAAAGAAGCAAATGTCAAACCCTCAAAGCTGTCTTCCCCTCTTTCCTTTATTGTAATGCTGTAATTGGATAGTAGAATCACAGGAAATTCAGAGAATTATGCTTATGGAGCTGTGAGGAGAATGCCAAAGAGGGGCAAC
This window encodes:
- the LOC122081690 gene encoding protein ARABIDILLO 1-like, with protein sequence MSRRVRRKGAQSKGKERTIAQGYSGIDDGISSSDRDGEVDWTSLPDDTVIQLFTCLNYRDRANLASTCRTWRALGSSPCLWKFLDLRNHKCDAATASSLASRCSKLQKLRFRGAEAANAIMNLQARGLREIHCDFCRDITDATLSVMAARHEALESLQLGPDSCERISSDAIKAVSLCCPKLKKLRLSGVRDIDGDAINALAKNCGQLVEIGFMDCVNVDELALGNLVTIHFLSVAGTRNIKWSSASQIWSKLPNLIGLDVGRTDISSSAVSKLLSSSQSLKVLSALNCSLLEEESNHISYNYKGKLLLAIFNDIFKALASLFPDVTNDYRNVFSDLRNLKNVNKNLNEILSWLEWILSHSLLRIAECNPQGLDSFWLRQGAALFLNLIQSLQEDVQESAATGLATFVVVDDENVTVHCGRAEVVMQDGGIRLLLNLAKSCRESLQSEAAKAIENLSVNARVAKAVAEEGGISILADLARSTNRLVAEEAAGGLWNLSVGDEHKGAIAEAGGVKALVDLIFKWPNSGGDGVLERAAGALANLAADDKCSMEVARAGGVHALVMLARSCKFEGVQEQAARALANLAAHGDSNSNNAAVGQEAGAIEALVQLTCSQNEGVRQEAAGALWNLSFDDRNREAIAAAGGVEALVALAQNCANAPQGLQERAAGALWGLSVSEANSIAIGREGGVSPLIALARSDVEDVHETAAGALWNLAFNAGNALHIVEEGGVPALVHLCSSSESKMARFMAALALAYMFDGRMDEIALIGSSSEGVSKSVSLDVDRRVALKHIEAFVLSFSDPQTFHTAAASSAPAALAQVAEAAHIQEAGHLRCSGAEIGRFVSMLRNSSSILKACAAFALLQFTIPGGRHAMHHAGLLQNTGATRVLRAAAAAATAPIEAKIFARIVLRNLEHHNGEASL